A segment of the Streptomyces sp. XD-27 genome:
GACGACAAGTGGGGCGTGGACGCCCTGGTGAAACTCGGCGGTCAGATGATCGCCGCGGGCGTGATGGTCCTCCAGGGGCTCACCATCCTGTGGATTCCGGTGCCCGGCATGGGCACGGTCTCCCTGACGCCCATGCAGGGCACCCTGCTCACCGTCGCCCTGGTCGTCATCACGATCAACGCCGTCAACTTCGTCGACGGACTGGACGGGTTGGCGTCGGGCATGGTCTGCATCGCCGCCGCCGCGTTCTTCATGTACGCGTACCGGATCTGGTTCGGGTACGGGCTGGAGTCGGCCGCGCCCGCGACGCTGTTCGCCGCCATCCTGATGGGCATGTGCCTGGGCTTCCTCCCGCACAACATGCACCCGGCGCGGATCTTCATGGGCGACTCCGGCTCGATGCTCATCGGACTGGTGCTGGCCGCGGGCGCGATCTCCATCACCGGCCAGGTGGACCCGGACGCCATGAAGCTGTTCGCCGGCTCGGAGCGGGAGGCGGTGCACGCGACCGTCCCGGTCTACATCCCGCTCCTGCTGCCGCTCACGGTGATCGCGGTGCCGATCGCCGACCTGATCCTGGCGATCGTGCGGCGCACCTGGCGCGGCCAGTCGCCGTTCGCCGCGGACCGCGGCCACCTGCACCACCGGCTGCTGGAGATCGGCCACTCGCACAGCCGCGCCGTGTGGATCATGTACTTCTGGTCGGCGCTGATCGCCTTCGGCGCCGTCGCCTTCTCGGTGAGCTCGACCAGCATGTGGATCGTCCTGGCGATCGTCGCACTGAGCGGGGTCGGCCTGGTCCTGCTCCTCCTGCCGCGCTTCACCCCGCGGGCCCCACGCTGGGCCGAGGCCTTCGTACCGCCGCGCTACCGCCGGTCGACCCGGGCCGCACAGGCGGCCGAGGCGGCGGTCGGGGCGCGCACCGGCGTGCCGGCGGACGGGCCCGACATCTCGGCTGACGTCAGCGGGAGCACCCCGAGGATCCCGGCCGGGGCCACGGCGATCGGCCGGCGCTCGCAGCTCGCCGAGCCGCCCAAGGCCGGGAAGCTCCCCTCATAAGAGAATTTCGGTGCCTGCAACAATTCGTGTAGCCGATGTGAAGTCTTGTTCACCTGGATGTCGCTGACCTCCCATTTCGCACAGGGGTAGCGTGCGCGGTTGGCCGGTTCCAGGGGGGAATTTCATGTTGCATGGCAGGTCGGTCGAGTGCGTCACAATTGACCAGCTTGTTGCGGGGGCACGCGAGGGGGCGGGGGGCTCCCTCATCATCAGGGGCGAGATCGGGGCCGGAAAGACCGCCCTGCTCGACTATGCGGCTCAGGCGGCGCCGGGCATGCGGACCCTGCGCGCCGCGGGTCACGTCCTGGAGGCCCGGCAGTCATTCGCCTTCCTCCATCTGCTGTTGCGGCCGACAGGCGGCGCCATCGACGGGCTTCCCCCCGCACAGGCTGCCGCGCTTCACGCGGCGTTCGAGACCGGCGGGCAACCGGACCATTTCGTCACCGGGCTTGCCGTCCTGTCGCTGCTGTCGGCACTCGCCGCGGAGCAGCCGCTGGTCTGCCTCATCGATGACGCCCAGTGGCTGGACGCCGAGTCGAGGGACGCGCTCGTCTTCGCCGCCCGCCGGCTGAGTACGGAACCCATCGCACTGATCATGGTGGTCCGGGACGACGGCGCTTTCCCGGTGACCGGCCTGCCGGACGTACCGTTGAAGCCGCTCGACTCCAGCGCGGCCGACGCGGTCCTCCACGACGTGGAGCCACGGCTTCCGGTACGCGTCAGAGCCCGGATCATCGCGGAGGCCGAGGGGAACGTGCTGGCCTTGCGCCGGCTCGCCGCCGCCTTGAGCCCCAGGCAGCGACGCGGGCTGCTCAACCCGTACGTCCTTCACGACGGAGCGCTCCGCACGGCCTGCCCCGCTCATGAGGAACTCCGCGCACTGCTTGACCAACAGTCCGCGGTGACGCGGTCGTTGGCGCTGCTCGTCGCCGCGGACGGCACGCACGACCTCGACCTGGTGCTGACCGCGGCTCGCGGCCTCGGCATCGGCCCACTGGACCTCGCGCACGCGGAACGGGCTGGGGTGCTCAGGGTGGCAGGCGCAACCGTCACCTTCACTCACCCGCTCATGGGCCAGGTCGTCTACCAGAGCGCGACGACCGCGGGGCGACAGGTCGCCCACACCGCACTCGCGCGGGCCGCCGAGGGGGACGAGGCCGCGCGTGCCTGGCAGTTGGCCGCCACCCCCATGAGGGAGGGCTCCGGGACGGCGGCTGAACTCCTCGCGTTTCTCGGTGCGAAGTCGCACGGCTGGGAGGCGTTCATCAGCCTTGAGCGGGCCGCCGTGCTCACCACCGAACCGGACGTGAAGGCCGTCCGGTTGGCGGCAGCCGCACGCGAGGCGATCGGTGTGGGCCTGCTGGAGGAGGCGGCGGAGCTGTCCGCCGAGGCGGGCCGCCTCTCCGGCGACCCCGTGGTGCAGTCCGGCGTCAAGCGCGGCCGAGCGGCCGTGCTCTTCGAGCGCGGTGCCGTTCAGCCCGCTGCCCGGATGCTGCTCGAGGCCGGCAGGGACAGGGCGGGACAGGACGAGTACCAAGCGCTGATCATGCTCGCGGAGGCCGTGCGCTGTGCGCACCACGCCGATGACCCCGTCCTGCTCGCCGAGGCGGCCACGGTCCTGCGGAGGATCCGGAGGTCCGCGAACGAACCCGAGGCGGAGCTCCGGGCCGCGTTGCCGGAGCTGACGGGACCGGCGGCGGAGGACTCGGTGGACGCGGCGGACCTGAGGAGCGAAGCGGTGCTTCTCGGACGCACACCCGGCGCTGTCGAACTGGAACGCCGACTGGTGGTGCCTGCCGCGTATCCGTCGCCCGCGGACGGCCGTGAGAGCCGACAACACGCGATCGAGTGGCTGGCGGAGTGCCGTGCGGGTTCCCTCACCGTGCGGTTGACACACGCCCTGCAATACGTCGGCCACCTCGAATTCTCCGCAGGGCGGTACGGAGAGGCCCGAGCGGTCTTCGAGGAAGCCCTCGACGTGGCAAGTGAGCATCGTCAACTCGCCTCCGCCGCCCATTTTCGATGCCGTCTCGCCTGGCTTGCGGCGATCGAGGGAGACCGCGATCGCTGTCTGAGCGCGGCCGAAAAGGGAGTCGCGTATGCGACGGCCAAAGGGATCGTCTCGACCTTGGTGATGGGGGAATGGGCGCGCGCACTCCTCGACCTGGGGAACGCCCGGAATGCCGAGGCGTTCGACCGGTTGGAGGACCTCGGCCGCCGTGCCTCGCCGGCAGCCGTGGTGCGGTGCGCCCCGGACCACATAGAGGCAGCCGTGCGCTGCGGACGAGCGGCCTCGGCGGAGTCCCGCGTCGCCCTGGTCGAGGACTGGGCCGCCCGCGAGCGTTCGCGCCTGGCAAGGGCCCTGGCTTCCCGATGCCAGGGGCTCATCGCCGACGGCGGCGACGCCGAGAAGCACTTCGAAGAGGCACTGTCCCACCACGAGGCAGCCGAGCAACCGTATGAGCGGGCCCGCACGGAGCTGGTCTACGGCGAATGGCTGCGCCGCGAGCGCCGACGGGCCGAGGCCGGGCGGCAGCTGAGCGCGGCCGCCGCGGCCTTCGCCGATCTCGGTGCCCGGCCCTGGGCCGCTCGGGCGGAGGCGGAGCTGGCTGCCGCGGCGGGCACGTCGCCGGACCGTAAGCCTGACCGGGAGCCGGGCCGGAAGCCGGACCGCCTGGGGTGCCTCACCCCGATGGAGCGCAGAGTCGTCGAGCTGGCCGCCGACGGCCTGAGTAACACCGAAATAGCCGAGCAGCTCTTTCTCAGCCCGCGGACCGTGGGGAACCACCTCTACCGCGCCTTCCCCAAGATGGGGATCACTTCCCGGGTCGAGCTCAAGAGCCTCGGCATATCGGGTCGGCCTGAGTAACCGACTCAATGAATAGCCCGACCTTTCTCATACGCGTGCGTGCGTGTGCGGCATCGAATTGAGTAGGGCGGAAGTCGTTTTAGCGGGCGGCGCCCTGCTAGTTTCGATCCCGCACCGCAGATATGTGCATTCGATGCATTACCAAGTTAGGGGGAACGGTTATGAAGAAGCGTCTCGCGCTGATCACCTCGGCCGCAGCGCTGTCCATTCCGCTCATGGCGGCGGTTCCGGCCCAGGCCTCTACCGTGCAGCGGGAACGCCCTGCGCCGGCCTGCATGAATGTGGACAAGACCCACACGGACCAGGGGTACAAGGCGTTCAAGGTGAAGAACGGCTGCCGGGAGGCCAAGAAGGTCAAGGGCAAGTTCAAGTGGGGTTATGACTCGTCGTGCAAGACGGTGAAGCCGGGCAAGACGGCCATGCTCACGTCGAGTCAGCCGTGGGTGGATTACGACAAGGTCGTTCAGTGCTGATCCAGCGCGACTGACCGAGAATGGTGAGCGGGCCGTCACAGACTGTGTGACGGCCCGCTCACCATTTCCGTGCATACGGGGTCAAGTGAGACGAAGAGCCTGCCTCATCTGTGCGGGGTATCGCTCGTGAGTGTGACGGGCACCACGCTGACATGGTAAAGACCTCATCAAATAGTTTGTGATACCGTTCACGAACCGGGGGCTAGAGCCGTTGGACCATAGCGCGCCGGTCCTTTGGCGCGAGGCTCGCCTCGCCCCCGGGGATACGCTCGTCAATGACGAAACGTTCGCTTCCGACCCTGAGCCGGAGAACCCCTCATGCAGTCCAATGACGCCCGGACACTCCTGCACTGCGCCGTGCCCACCGCTGCCGTCGGTGTCGTCGCTGTCGCCGTCAGCACGGTCCTCGCCGGCGGCAAGGGTGCTTTGGGGGCCGCGTTCGGCGCCGTCCTGGTGTGTGCGGTCATGATCGCCGATCTGTTCGTGCTCCAACACACGGCCAAGCGCTTCCCGCAGCTGTTCCAGATGATGGGCCTGGCGCTCTACGTGGTGCAGTTCCTGCTGATCGCGGTCGTGCTGGCCGTGTTCAAGGACACCACCTTGTTCAACACCAGGGCGTTCGCCATCTCGTTGTTGGCCGCCACCGTGGTGTGGATCGGCGCCCAGGCCCGCGCCCACCTGAAGGCCAAGATCCTTTACGTGCAGCCGGAAGCCGAGGACGAACGGAACTCCGACGGGGCCCGCAAGGCCGCGCCCGCCGGGTCTCCGTCGTGATTCGTAGGGGCGGTATAAGGGCTTCCGCGCTCACCTGCTATCGTCCGGTGCCATCTGAGGCACAGCGGGCGCAGGTAGCTGAACTCCCGAATTCCGCGGGACGGAATCGGCGGCCCGAGCCGCTGATACCCCATACGCCGCCCGGTCGCGTGCCGACCAGCCGCACCCACATCCGTAAGACCAGTCCAGTGCCGTTCCGCGGCTTCGTGCCGCGCCGACACAACGAGGTTGCCGTACCTATGCGCCACGCTGAAGGAGCTCGCGGTGAGTTCTGACAAGACGCTCGCCTTCGAGACCGATTGCCACATCTTCGATGGGTGCGGCTTCCCGGCCCCAGGGCTTCACTCGTTCACGTTCGAGCCGATGTTCACCGTCGGCGGTGTCGACTTCAACAAGCCGATGCTGCTGGCACTGCTGGGCACCGTCGCCATCGTGGTGTTCTTCTGGGCGGCCTTCGGCAAGGCGAAGGTGGTCCCGGGCAAGCTCCAGATGGTGGGTGAGGCCGGCTACGACTTCGTGCGCCGCGGCATCGTCTACGAGGCCATGGGCAAGAAGGAGGGGGAGAAGTACGTCCCCCTCATGGTCTCGCTGTTCTTCTTCATCTGGATCATGAACCTGTGGTCGATCGTTCCGGTCGCCCAGTTCCCGGTGTCCTCGATCATCGCCTTCCCGGTGGTCCTCGCCGCGATCGTCTACATCCTCTGGGTGTCCCTGACCTTCAGGAAGCACGGCTTCATCGGCGGACTGAAGAACATCAGCGGCTACGACAAGTCGCTCGGCCCGGTGCTGCCCCTGGTCATGGCCCTGGAGCTGCTCTCCAACCTGGTCGTGCGCCCGTTCACCCACGCGGTCCGACTCTTCGCCAACATGTTTGCAGGCCACGTGCTGCTGCTGATCTTCACGATCGCCAGCTGGTACCTGCTCAACGGGATCGGCATCGCCTACGCGGGTGTCTCGTTCATCATGACCATCCTGTTGACCGCCTTCGAGCTCTTCGTCCAGGCGCTGCAGGCGTATGTCTTCGTGCTGCTGGCCACGTCCTACGTCCAGGGCGCGCTCGCCGAGCACCACTGATCCTCGGCCCCTCAACTACCAGACGTCCGGCGGCCAACCCCCGCCGGTCCGTGAAAAAGAAGGAAGAAACGGCATGTCCGCTGCTCTCCAGAACCTCGCTGCCCTCGAAGGCGACATCAAGGCCCTCGGCTCCATCGGCTACGGCCTGGCCGCGATCGGCCCCGGCGTCGGCATCGGCATCATCTTCGGCAACGGCACCCAGGCGCTGGCCCGTCAGCCCGAGGCTGCCGGCCTGATCCGCGCCAACCAGATCCTGGGCTTCGTCTTCTGTGAGGCGCTTGCCCTCATCGGTCTCGTCATGCCGTTCGTCTACGGCAGCTGACACCAGCGACGACGAGCCACATCTGACGAAAGGCACTGACGTGATCGACCTGGTACAGCTGGCGAACGAGGGGGAAGCTGAAAACCCCCTCATCCCGCCGATCCCAGAGCTGGTCATCGGCCTGATCGCCTTCGCCATCGTCTTCTTCTTCCTCGCCAAGAAGCTCCTCCCGAACATCAACAAGGTTCTGGACGAGCGCCGTGCGGCGATCGAGGGCGGCATGGAGAAGGCCGAGGCCGCACAGGCCGAGGCCCAGCAGGTCCTCGAGGACTACCGCGCCCAGCTCGCCGAGGCCCGGCACGAGGCCGCGCGCCTGCGCCAGGAGGCGCAGGAGCAGGGTGCCGCGCTCATCGTCGAGATGCGTGCGGAGGGTCAGCGGCAGCGCGAGGAGATCATCGCCGCCGGCCACGCGCAGATCGAGGCCGACCGCAAGCAGGCCGCGGCGACGCTGCGCCAGGACGTGGGCAAGCTCGCCACCGACCTGGCCGGCAAGCTGGTCGGCGAGTCCCTCCAGGACGCCGCCCGGCAGAGCCGCACCATCGACCGTTTCCTCGACGAGCTTGAGGAGAAGGCCGAGGCCGCCCGATGAATGGAGCGAGCCGCGAGGCACTGGCCTCCGCACGCGAGCGCTTCGACGCGCTGACGGACAACACCGCCGTCGACGCCGTGAAGCTCGCCGAGGAGCTGGCCGCCGTCACCGCGCTGCTCGACCGTGAGGTGTCGCTGCGTCGGGTCCTCACCGACCCGGCGCAGGCCGGCGAGGCCAAGGCCGAGCTGGCCGGGCGCCTGCTCGGCAGCCAGGTGGGCGGCGAGACCGTCGATCTGGTCTCCGGCATGGTCCGGTCCCGCTGGTCGCGCTCGCGCGACCTGGTGGACGCGATCGAGGAGCTGGCCGACAGCGCCGACCTCGTCGCGGCCCAGCGGACCGACGCGCTGGACGACGTCGAGGACGAGCTGTTCCGGTTCTCCCGGATCGTCTCCGGGTCGACCGAGCTGCGCGCCGCGCTGACCGACCGCGTGGCGGGCGACCAGGCCAAGGCCGAGCTGCTGAGCCGCCTGCTGGGTGGCCGGGCCAACCCGGTGACCGAGCGGCTCGTGGTCCGGCTGGTGGCACACCCGCGGGGACGTAGCCTGGAAGCGGGCCTCACCGCCCTGTCCAAGCTGGCCGCGGAGCGCCGCGACCGGATGGTCGCCGTGGTCACCTCCGCGGTGCCGCTCAGCGACCGCCAGAAGCAGCGCCTGGGCGCCGCCCTCGCCAAGCTGTACGGCCGGCAGGTCCACCTGAACCTCGACGTGGACCCCGCGGTCCTCGGCGGAGTCGTGGTGCGGATCGGCGACGAGGTCATCAACGGCACCATCGCGGACCGTCTCGAAGAGGCGAGCCGCCGGATGGCCGGCTGAGTCAAGGCCACCAACTCAACAAGCATGTAAGCGGCCCGAGTTGGGCCGACGCAGTCCTGGGGGAAAGCCCCCAGACCCCCCAGAAACACTTCGGGCCCAACAAGGAGAGCAGGGAACCCAGATGGCGGAGCTCACGATCCGGCCGGAGGAGATCCGGGACGCGCTGGAGAACTTTGTCCAGTCGTACAAGCCGGACGCGGCCTCGCGCGAGGAGGTCGGTACGGTCAGCGTTGCCGGCGACGGCATCGCTAAGGTCGAGGGTCTTCCCTCGGCCATGGCGAACGAACTGCTGAAGTTCGAAGACGGCACGCTCGGTCTCGCCCTCAACCTCGAGGAGCGCGAGATCGGTGCGATCGTCCTCGGCGAGTTCAGCGGCATCGAGGAGGGCCAGCCGGTGCAGCGCACCGGAGAGGTCCTCTCCGTCGCCGTAGGCGAGGGCTACCTGGGTCGCGTCGTCGACCCGCTCGGCAACCCGATCGACGGCCTCGGCGAGATCGAGACCGAAGGTCGCCGCGCGCTCGAGCTGCAGGCGCCGGGCGTTATGGCCCGTAAGTCCGTTCACGAGCCGATGGAGACCGGCCTCAAGGCCGTCGACTCGATGACCCCGATCGGCCGCGGCCAGCGCCAGCTGATCATCGGTGACCGCCAGACCGGCAAGACCGCCCTGGCGATCGACACGATCATCAACCAGCGCGACAACTGGCGCACCGGCGACCCGGAGAAGCAGGTCCGCTGCATCTACGTCGCCATCGGCCAGAAGGGCTCCACCATCGCGGGCGTGCGCGCCTCGCTGGAGGAGGCCGGCGCCCTGGAGTACACGACGATCGTCGCCGCCCCGGCGTCCGACCCGGCCGGCTTCAAGTACCTCGCCCCCTACACCGGCTCGGCCATCGGCCAGCACTGGATGTACCAGGGCAAGCACGTGCTGATCGTCTTCGACGACCTGTCGAAGCAGGCCGACGCCTACCGCGCCGTCTCCCTGCTGCTGCGCCGCCCGCCGGGCCGTGAGGCCTACCCGGGTGACGTCTTCTACCTGCACTCCCGCCTGCTGGAGCGCTGCGCGAAGCTCTCCGACGAGATGGGCAAGGGCTCGATGACCGGTCTGCCGATCGTCGAGACCAAGGCGAACGACGTCTCGGCGTTCATCCCGACCAACGTCATCTCCATCACCGACGGCCAGTGCTTCCTGGAGTCGGACCTGTTCAACGCGGGCCAGCGGCCGGCGCTGAACGTCGGTATCTCCGTCTCCCGTGTGGGTGGCTCCGCCCAGCACAAGGCCATGCGCCAGGTCTCCGGCCGGCTCCGCGTGGACCTCGCCCAGTACCGCGAGCTGGAGGCGTTCGCCGCCTTCGGTTCCGACCTGGACGCGGCCTCGAAGTCGGCGCTGGAGCGCGGCAAGCGCATGGTCGAGCTGCTCAAGCAGGGCCAGTACGCCCCGTACGCCACCGAGGACCAGGTCGTCTCGATCTGGGCCGGCACCACCGGCCGGATGGACGACGTGCCGGTCGAGGACATCCGCCGCTTCGAGCGCGAGCTGCTGGACTACCTGCGCCGGGAGCACCAGGGTCTGATGACGTCGATCCGCGAGGGCGCCAAGATGTCGGACGACACGCTCCAGGCGATCGGCGACGCCATCGCCTCGTTCAAGCAGCAGTTCGAGACCTCGGACGGCAAGCTGCTGGGTGAGGGCTGAGCATGGGCGCCCAGCTTCGGGTCTACAAGCGCCGTATCAAGTCCGTCACCGCCACCAAGAAGATCACCAAGGCGATGGAGATGATCGCCGCCTCGCGCATCGTCAAGGCGCAGCGCCAGGTGGCGGCCTCCATGCCGTACGCGACTGAGCTCACCCGCGCGGTGACCGCGGTGGCGACCGGTTCCAACACGAAGCACCCGCTGACCACCGAGGTGGACAGCCCGGCCCGCGCCGCGGTGCTGCTCATCACGAGCGACCGCGGTCTGGCCGGCGGCTACTCCTCCAACGCCATCAAGGCGGCGGAGGGGCTTGCCAAGCGGCTCACCGCCGAGGGCAAGGAGGTCGACACGTACATCGTCGGCCGCAAGGGTGTCTCGTACTACGGCTTCCGCGGCCGCACGGTCGTGGACTCGTGGACCGGTTTCACCGACAGCCCGACGTACGCGGACGCCAAGAAGGTCGCGGGCCCGCTCATCGAGTCCGTGGTCAAGGAGACCGCCGAGGGCGGCGTCGACGAGCTGCACATCGTCTTCACCGAGTTCGTGTCGATGATGACGCAGACGCCGATCGACAACCGGCTGCTGCCGCTGTCCCTCGCCACGGCGGAGGCGGCGGAGGCGGGCGGCAAGGCCGAGATCCTGCCGCTGTTCGACTTCGAGCCGTCGGCGGAGGACGTCCTCGACGCCCTGCTGCCCCGGTACGTCGAGAGCCGTATCTACAACGCCCTGCTGCAGTCGGCCGCCTCCGAGCACGCCGCCCGCCGCCGGGCGATGAAGTCGGCGACCGACAACGCCGAAGAACTCATCAAGTCGCTCACGCGGCTTGCCAACGCGGCCCGCCAGGCCGACATCACCCAGGAAATCAGCGAGATCGTCGGTGGCGCGAGCGCCCTGGCCGACGCGACCGCGGGGAGTGACAAGTAATGACGACCACTGTTGAGACGGCCGCCGCCACGGGCCGCGTCGCCCGGGTCATCGGCCCGGTCGTCGACGTGGAGTTCCCCGTCGACGCGATGCCGGAGATCTACAACGCACTGCACGTCCAGGTCGCCGACCCGGCCGAGGACGGCGCGCTGAAGACGCTGACCCTCGAGGTTGCCCAGCACCTGGGTGAGGGCCTGATCCGCGCCATCTCCATGCAGCCGACCGACGGCCTGGTCCGCCAGGCCCCGGTGACCGACACCGGCAAGGGCATCACCGTGCCGGTCGGTGACTTCACCAAGGGCAAGGTGTTCAACACCCTCGGTGAGGTGCTGAACGTTCCCGAGGAGAACGGCAAGGAGGCCGAGCGCTGGACGATCCACCGCAAGGCCCCCGACTTCGACCAGCTCGAGTCGAAGACCGAGATGTTCGAGACCGGCCTGAAGGTCGTCGACCTTCTCACCCCGTACGTCAAGGGTGGAAAGATCGGTCTGTTCGGTGGCGCGGGTGTGGGCAAGACCGTCCTCATCCAGGAAATGATCATGCGTGTGGCCAAGCTGCACGAGGGCGTTTCCGTGTTCGCCGGTGTCGGCGAGCGCACCCGTGAGGGCAACGACCTCATCCAGGAGATGGAGGAGTCCGGCGTCCTCGACAAGACGGCGCTGGTCTTCGGCCAGATGGACGAGCCCCCGGGCACCCGTCTGCGCGTCGCCCTGGCCGGTCTGACCATGGCGGAGTACTTCCGCGATGTGCAGAAGCAGGACGTGCTGTTCTTCATCGACAACATCTTCCGCTTCACCCAGGCCGGTTCCGAGGTGTCCACCCTGCTCGGCCGCATGCCGTCCGCGGTGGGTTACCAGCCGAACCTGGCGGACGAGATGGGCCTCCTGCAGGAGCGCATCACCTCGACCCGTGGTCACTCGATCACCTCGATGCAGGCGATCTACGTCCCCGCGGACGACCTGACCGACCCGGCGCCGGCCACCACCTTCGCGCACCTGGACGCCACCACCGTGCTGTCGCGTCCGATCTCGGAGAAGGGCATCTACCCGGCGGTGGACCCGCTGGACTCGACGTCCCGCATCCTGGACCCGCGCTACATCACGCAGGAGCACTACGAGGCCGCCTCGCGCGTCAAGGGGATCCTGCAGAAGTACAAGGACCTCCAGGACATCATCGCCATTCTCGGTATCGACGAGCTCGGCGAAGAGGACAAGCTGGTCGTGCACCGCGCCCGTCGTGTGGAGCGCTTCCTGTCGCAGAACACCCACGCGGCGAAGCAGTTCACCGGCGTCGACGGCTCGGACGTTCCGCTGGACGAGTCCATCGCCGCGTTCAACGCGATCTGCGACGGTGAGTACGACCACTTCCCGGAGCAGGCCTTCTTCATGTGCGGTGGCCTTGAGGACCTGAAGAAGAACGCCAAGGAGCTGGGCGTCTCCTGAGCCTCGCAGCTCTCGGAGAGGGGCGGCTCGGCCCCGTCGGCGGGGTCCGTCCCCGTCCCTCTCCGTACGCCCGTTATTCTTTGACAGAACACCTGCCATACCCGGCAGGTGGAGACCCGAGGAGCCACGTTGGCTGCTGAGCTGCACGTCGAGCTGGTCGCGGCGGACCGGAGTGTCTGGTCCGGCGAGGCCACCTTGGTCATCGCGCGCACCACATCGGGTGACATCGGCGTCATGCCCGGCCACCAGCCGCTGCTCGGTGTGCTGGAGTCCGGCCCGGTGACCATCCGTACGAGCGACGGCGGTACGGTCGTCGCCGCGGTGCACGGTGGCTTCATCTCGTTCGCGGACGACAAGCTCTCGCTGCTCGCCGAGATCGCGGAGCTGTCCGACGAGATCGATGTCGAGCGCGCGGAGCGGGCATTGGAGCGAGCCAAGGG
Coding sequences within it:
- a CDS encoding MraY family glycosyltransferase — protein: MREYLLTLCVTAAVTYLLTGPVRKFAIAVGAMPEIRARDVHREPTPRLGGIAMFGGLCAGLLVAAHLTELRKVFELSNEPRALLSGAGLIWLLGVLDDKWGVDALVKLGGQMIAAGVMVLQGLTILWIPVPGMGTVSLTPMQGTLLTVALVVITINAVNFVDGLDGLASGMVCIAAAAFFMYAYRIWFGYGLESAAPATLFAAILMGMCLGFLPHNMHPARIFMGDSGSMLIGLVLAAGAISITGQVDPDAMKLFAGSEREAVHATVPVYIPLLLPLTVIAVPIADLILAIVRRTWRGQSPFAADRGHLHHRLLEIGHSHSRAVWIMYFWSALIAFGAVAFSVSSTSMWIVLAIVALSGVGLVLLLLPRFTPRAPRWAEAFVPPRYRRSTRAAQAAEAAVGARTGVPADGPDISADVSGSTPRIPAGATAIGRRSQLAEPPKAGKLPS
- a CDS encoding LuxR family transcriptional regulator, translating into MLHGRSVECVTIDQLVAGAREGAGGSLIIRGEIGAGKTALLDYAAQAAPGMRTLRAAGHVLEARQSFAFLHLLLRPTGGAIDGLPPAQAAALHAAFETGGQPDHFVTGLAVLSLLSALAAEQPLVCLIDDAQWLDAESRDALVFAARRLSTEPIALIMVVRDDGAFPVTGLPDVPLKPLDSSAADAVLHDVEPRLPVRVRARIIAEAEGNVLALRRLAAALSPRQRRGLLNPYVLHDGALRTACPAHEELRALLDQQSAVTRSLALLVAADGTHDLDLVLTAARGLGIGPLDLAHAERAGVLRVAGATVTFTHPLMGQVVYQSATTAGRQVAHTALARAAEGDEAARAWQLAATPMREGSGTAAELLAFLGAKSHGWEAFISLERAAVLTTEPDVKAVRLAAAAREAIGVGLLEEAAELSAEAGRLSGDPVVQSGVKRGRAAVLFERGAVQPAARMLLEAGRDRAGQDEYQALIMLAEAVRCAHHADDPVLLAEAATVLRRIRRSANEPEAELRAALPELTGPAAEDSVDAADLRSEAVLLGRTPGAVELERRLVVPAAYPSPADGRESRQHAIEWLAECRAGSLTVRLTHALQYVGHLEFSAGRYGEARAVFEEALDVASEHRQLASAAHFRCRLAWLAAIEGDRDRCLSAAEKGVAYATAKGIVSTLVMGEWARALLDLGNARNAEAFDRLEDLGRRASPAAVVRCAPDHIEAAVRCGRAASAESRVALVEDWAARERSRLARALASRCQGLIADGGDAEKHFEEALSHHEAAEQPYERARTELVYGEWLRRERRRAEAGRQLSAAAAAFADLGARPWAARAEAELAAAAGTSPDRKPDREPGRKPDRLGCLTPMERRVVELAADGLSNTEIAEQLFLSPRTVGNHLYRAFPKMGITSRVELKSLGISGRPE
- the atpB gene encoding F0F1 ATP synthase subunit A codes for the protein MSSDKTLAFETDCHIFDGCGFPAPGLHSFTFEPMFTVGGVDFNKPMLLALLGTVAIVVFFWAAFGKAKVVPGKLQMVGEAGYDFVRRGIVYEAMGKKEGEKYVPLMVSLFFFIWIMNLWSIVPVAQFPVSSIIAFPVVLAAIVYILWVSLTFRKHGFIGGLKNISGYDKSLGPVLPLVMALELLSNLVVRPFTHAVRLFANMFAGHVLLLIFTIASWYLLNGIGIAYAGVSFIMTILLTAFELFVQALQAYVFVLLATSYVQGALAEHH
- a CDS encoding F0F1 ATP synthase subunit C; this translates as MSAALQNLAALEGDIKALGSIGYGLAAIGPGVGIGIIFGNGTQALARQPEAAGLIRANQILGFVFCEALALIGLVMPFVYGS
- a CDS encoding F0F1 ATP synthase subunit B, encoding MIDLVQLANEGEAENPLIPPIPELVIGLIAFAIVFFFLAKKLLPNINKVLDERRAAIEGGMEKAEAAQAEAQQVLEDYRAQLAEARHEAARLRQEAQEQGAALIVEMRAEGQRQREEIIAAGHAQIEADRKQAAATLRQDVGKLATDLAGKLVGESLQDAARQSRTIDRFLDELEEKAEAAR
- a CDS encoding F0F1 ATP synthase subunit delta, with protein sequence MNGASREALASARERFDALTDNTAVDAVKLAEELAAVTALLDREVSLRRVLTDPAQAGEAKAELAGRLLGSQVGGETVDLVSGMVRSRWSRSRDLVDAIEELADSADLVAAQRTDALDDVEDELFRFSRIVSGSTELRAALTDRVAGDQAKAELLSRLLGGRANPVTERLVVRLVAHPRGRSLEAGLTALSKLAAERRDRMVAVVTSAVPLSDRQKQRLGAALAKLYGRQVHLNLDVDPAVLGGVVVRIGDEVINGTIADRLEEASRRMAG
- the atpA gene encoding F0F1 ATP synthase subunit alpha, with protein sequence MAELTIRPEEIRDALENFVQSYKPDAASREEVGTVSVAGDGIAKVEGLPSAMANELLKFEDGTLGLALNLEEREIGAIVLGEFSGIEEGQPVQRTGEVLSVAVGEGYLGRVVDPLGNPIDGLGEIETEGRRALELQAPGVMARKSVHEPMETGLKAVDSMTPIGRGQRQLIIGDRQTGKTALAIDTIINQRDNWRTGDPEKQVRCIYVAIGQKGSTIAGVRASLEEAGALEYTTIVAAPASDPAGFKYLAPYTGSAIGQHWMYQGKHVLIVFDDLSKQADAYRAVSLLLRRPPGREAYPGDVFYLHSRLLERCAKLSDEMGKGSMTGLPIVETKANDVSAFIPTNVISITDGQCFLESDLFNAGQRPALNVGISVSRVGGSAQHKAMRQVSGRLRVDLAQYRELEAFAAFGSDLDAASKSALERGKRMVELLKQGQYAPYATEDQVVSIWAGTTGRMDDVPVEDIRRFERELLDYLRREHQGLMTSIREGAKMSDDTLQAIGDAIASFKQQFETSDGKLLGEG
- a CDS encoding F0F1 ATP synthase subunit gamma, with translation MGAQLRVYKRRIKSVTATKKITKAMEMIAASRIVKAQRQVAASMPYATELTRAVTAVATGSNTKHPLTTEVDSPARAAVLLITSDRGLAGGYSSNAIKAAEGLAKRLTAEGKEVDTYIVGRKGVSYYGFRGRTVVDSWTGFTDSPTYADAKKVAGPLIESVVKETAEGGVDELHIVFTEFVSMMTQTPIDNRLLPLSLATAEAAEAGGKAEILPLFDFEPSAEDVLDALLPRYVESRIYNALLQSAASEHAARRRAMKSATDNAEELIKSLTRLANAARQADITQEISEIVGGASALADATAGSDK